The following are from one region of the Carassius auratus strain Wakin chromosome 43, ASM336829v1, whole genome shotgun sequence genome:
- the LOC113061844 gene encoding transmembrane protein 255B-like, with protein MTNAQETSRRNDTPSHAAADAVRMRRRKAQWLVSGMLSLSLLIVVMGIYTSTRTESVSITGYMSGIILAFGSFLGVLGLCLEENRKQLLIAAIVFLSFGIISSFLCLVIDGVFVLLNIDMRPVKAGRCQFYTSGNSYIYENYYATVPCQGLTESCNMKVRSGTCYCCDLYDCANGGYLNNYYEFVGVQSCQEVFSLYVLLWVLTTLNLLAFVCGILTTAVLGSIKDMKSGLVSFDVSQWGGSSLFSFDGASCSSPTAPLLMDPNSHAGHQLYPRASLCVSPAAPAAKGSSVSPEGSSDTSHVQPNPPPFAPLYNLLPYKTSSFSA; from the exons ATGACAAACGCACAGGAAACGAGCAGGCGCAACGACACCCCTTCACACGCTGCTGCAG aCGCAGTGAGGATGAGGAGAAGAAAGGCTCAGTGGCTGGTTTCAGGCATGTTAAGTCTGTCTTTGCTTATTGTAGTGATGGGTATCTACACCAGCACACGCACTGAGAGCGTCAGCATCACAGGATACATGTCAGGAATTATT TTGGCTTTTGGATCATTCTTGGGAGTTCTTGGTCTATGCCTGGAGGAAAACCGCAAACAGCTG CTGATTGCAGCCATTGTGTTCCTGAGTTTTGGTATAATTTCCAGTTTCCTGTGTCTTGTGATTGATGGCGTTTTCGTCCTACTCAACATT GATATGCGTCCAGTGAAGGCAGGAAGATGTCAGTTCTACACAAGTGGAAATAGTTACATCTATGAGAACTACTATGCTACA GTTCCCTGTCAAGGACTAACAGAGTCCTGTAATATGAAAGTTCGCAGTGGAACATGTTACTGTTGTGATTTGTATGATTGTGCCAA TGGAGGATATCTGAATAATTACTATGAGTTTGTTGGTGTGCAGAGCTGTCAGGAGGTCTTCTCTCTGTATGTTCTTCTCTGGGTCTTAACCACACTTAACCTGCTGGCCTTCGTGTGTGGAATCTTGACCACTGCTGTACTGGGCAGCATCAAAGACATG AAGAGTGGGCTGGTCAGTTTTGATGTGTCCCAGTGGGGAGGTTCATCTCTGTTTTCTTTTGATGGGGCCAGCTGTTCTTCCCCCACTGCACCTCTGCTGATGGACCCTAACTCACACGCAGGACACCAGCTCTACCCG AGGGCATCGCTTTGTGTTTCTCCAGCAGCACCTGCAGCAAAAGGATCAAGTGTATCTCCAGAAGGGTCCTCAGATACATCCCATGTACAGCCCAACCCTCCTCCCTTTGCCCCCCTCTACAACCTGCTACCCTACAAGACCTCCAGCTTCTCAGCTTAG